Genomic DNA from Pseudomonas fluorescens:
GTTACATCGATCCCGGCTACGCCCTCCAGGAAGTCGCCGCTGTAGACTGGCGCAATGGCAGACATCATCCACCCCTGGCCGGCGGGATCCAGGTAGACATCGGTCCAGACTACTTTTTTATCAGGATTATGTTTTGCATCGGCCAAGTAGTAGAAGTTGTATTGGGTGATGTCCATATCATGTGGGTACTGCTCGAGCGTATTAAACCAGGGATAAATCCGGTTATAGCTGTCCCACGTATTGAAATAGATGCTGGCAATCAGAGGATCCCCGTCCTTCAACTGCTTCATCATGAAGTCCTGGTTCGCCAGCAGCGATATCTTGTAGAGGTCCTGCTTTTGCAGCGGGGTGACATTCGAATAGAACGAGGCGGACGCCCCGTCGTTCGCTGCGCTGTAGCGGACACCATCGGCACTTACTGCAAGCGATGCCGCCACGGGAGGCTGGTTTTCGGTGAGTTCATGTTCAGTGGACTTGGCATAAAGACTGATCGCTTTGTGAACCTGCTCCAATTGTCCTTGCACCAACAGCGCATTCTGCTGAACCGATACCTGTATGTCGCGAGTTGCACTTTGATGCAGGTGCTCGATCTGGGAGTTTCGAATGGACTGGTTCGTGATGAAGTAAGTGGTGATCAGCACGCCTTCCACCAAGACGAGCGGCAACAGGCTGGTACTGGCAAATGCCCGCCAGATCCATCTGCGCAAACTGACCCTCTTCTTTGACGCTGCTTGCATAGGCACGCTCGTTGCGCTGGCCACACGTTCGATATCACAACGACATCATTGTGGTCTCATCCTTGATATCTGTCCAAGGGAACCCTGCTCCTTTCGTCCGCGGGCAAAAAACCTGCTGGTACACCAAGCATCGATCAAAAACCCGTGGGCAGCCTTATGACCATAGTCGAACACTGGATTTTGCTCTCAAGACTTTAAGCTATGCTCAAGAGCGGGTTACCCGAGGATGGACGAATGGATTCAGCCATTGCGCTAGCAACACCGTACACGCAGGGTGCGGATGACGTGGGTGTCTTGTTGCTGGATGCCCAGGGGGCCCTGCTCATCATGGACGACTGCGCCAGCGGATTGCTGGGGCTAAGCGAGACCGCCGCATTCCTGGTTCCCTTGCCTTCCCTGTTTTCTCTCAAGCCGCTGATGTTTGAACAGCACATCACCCATGCTCGACTCAAGGGTAGCTGGCATTTCCAGGGCATGTCGGCCGATGGCGACACGCTGAGTGTGAAACTCGACTACAAAGCGCAACAATCCACCTACCTGGTAAAGATCCACCGCGCCGAACACATCCATCTTGCCGAACAGGATTATCGCTTGGCGTTTGACTCCGCCGGCACGGGCCTGGCCTTGTTGCGGATGAACGGTGAATGGATCGCGGCCAATCGAATGCTGTGTCAGATGCTTGGCTACACCGAAGAAGAACTTCGTGCCACCTCTTTCCAGCGTTTGACGCATCCGGACGACGCCGACCTCAATAAGGAAGAATTGCACAGGCTCATCCAGGGACACCGCGCGAGCCTGACACTGGAAAAACGCTACATCCGTAAGGACGGCAGCACGCTGTGGGCACGCCTGACCGTGGGCATCGCCCGTAACGCTGATGCTGAAGCGCTTTACTTCGTATCGCAGCTGGAAGACATCAGTGAACATCTCGCCTTGCGCCAGGCATTGTTCAATAACGAACAGAAGTACCTCTCACTGGCCAAAAGCTCACAAAACATCATCCTTCGCTACAACCGGCTAGGACAACAGATCTATGCCAATCCAGAGCTTGAACGCGCCCGAGGTTTTCCCAACACTCATATCACCGAACGCGCCTCGACGCCCAATCAGCTCGACGAGTACTTTCGCACGCAGGTGGAACTCACGTTATCAACCGGCGTAGCGAACACGTTTCTGCTGGAAAACAAGGACTCGCATTCACGTCGTTCCATGGATTTCCTGTGCAACCTGACCCCGGAGCATGACGAAACAGGCAAGCTGTGCGGGGTGCTGGTCACCGCCCAGGATATCAGTGCGTTGCGCCGGCAGGAGCGCGCCGAGAATGCGCGCTCGGCCATTTTCCAGAAGATGGTCACCCACGACTCTCTCCTTGAGGTGCTGCCCCTGCTCGGCGCCTACCTGGATATTCTGACACCCGAGTTTCACAACGCCATGGCGTTCAAGGCTATCCCTGGCGACGACTCCCCTGACGCGCCGCCTACGGATACGCCCTCGATTGCAACCTGCCTGGCCGAAGATCTCGATCGACATCCCGAGCTGTTCGAACACCATCGTTTCATCGCCGATTTGAGAAGCGATGCCTCGGGCTTCGCTTTCAGCCAACCCGCCGTGCAGGCAGGCTACCGGGGTTGCTGGGTAGAACCGGTGATCAACAAGACCGGCGTCACGCTGGGCGCCATCCTGTTGTTCGTCGGTGGCGACACCCCACTGAGCGAGCAGGACCGCAAGCATGCGCAAATGGCCAGTCATATCGCTGCCATCGCCTGGGAACGCTGCTCAGCCCACAGCCACCTGGCCCAAAGCGAACGTCGTTACCGCGAAGTCTTCGACCATTCGCAAGACATGCTTTGCCTGCTCGCGGTGGATGCCGACCAGCAACTCAGTTGCCTGGAGGCCAATCCGAAGCTGTGCGAGATGCTCGCCAAGAGCCATTCGGACATGATCGGCCAACCGTTGGGCCAATGCTTGGAGAAAGAAGCCGCAAGTATTGTCGAGGCTATCTGTCTGCACTGCATTGCCGTGGGCGCGCCCATCGAACTGGATGCGCATCTGCCTTGCGGTCAGCGCTCACTCGTTGTGCATTTCAACCTGGTGCCCGTCGCCGATTCAAATGGGCACTTGCATCGCCTGGTATGCATTGCTCGCAACATCACCGATATCCGGGAAGCGCAGCGCAACGAACTGGCCCGGCAGCAGGAAATCGGCACACTGGTTGAGAACTCTCCAGATGGTATTGCACGCCTGAGTCGAACGGGTGAACTGTTGTTCATCAATCCGGCGCTGGAAACCTGGTTGGATCGCCCGCAAATCGACTTGCTGCACAAGGACCTGCTCGAAATTCTGCCGAAAAACCTGCAGAGCCAATTATTCCATGCAGCCGTCATCGAAGCCGTGGAAAAGGGCCAGCCCCTGGAGCATGAGTATGTGCTCACCGAGCAGCATCGACTGCAACGCGTCTATCACATCAGCCTCGTTCCCGAGCAGGACATCCAGGGGAAAATTGCCACCGTGCTGGCGGTCGTTCGGGATATATCACAGCTGCGCCTGGCCGAACTGCGCCTGGCATCGCTCAACAAGCAACTGCGCCAATTGATGTCCAGCCGCGAAAGTGCGCGGGAAGAGGAACGCAAGCTGATCGCCCAGGAGATCCACGATGAGCTCGGGCAACATCTGACCGCAATCCGCATGGGCACTTCGCTGCTGCGCTTCCAGTACGGCGAACAACTGCCCCAGCTCAGTGAACAAGTCGCACGCCTGCTGCAACTGATCGACCAGACGGTGCAGGTGGTGAGAAATATTTCCACCAGCCTGCGCCCTTCCATCCTCAACATGGGTATCGCCGCGTCACTGGAATGGCTGACCGACACCTTCAAGCAGCAATGGGGCATCGACTGCAACCTGCAGATTCATCCGCCGACAATCCGCCTGGACGATGCCAGCGCAACCGCCGCATTTAGAATCGCCCAGGAGTCGCTGACCAACATTGCCCGGCACGCCGAAGCCACCCGGGTCAATATCACGTTTGAGCAAGGCGACAATGGCTGGTCGCTGGAAATCGCCGACAATGGCAAAGGCTTCGAGCAACGTGAACAATCGTCCAGGACCCTCGGCTTGCTGGGCATGCGCGAACGGGGCCTGACCTTGGGGGGGACCACCACCATCTCCAGCAGCATCGGCAGCGGTACTACCGTTCAATTGCGCGTACCTGTCTCAAGGAGTCACGACTCATGATCCGTTTAATGGTGGCCGACGATCACACGATCATGCGCGAGGGCCTCAAGCAACTGTTCGCGCTGGTCAAGGATTTTTCCGTGGTGGCGGAAGCGGAAAATGGTGCCCAGGTCCTGGAGTTGCTGCGCCACACAGACATCGACGTGCTACTGCTCGACATGACCATGCCCGGTTCAAGTGGCGAGGATCTGATCGGCCGTATCCACGCCCATTACCCCAAGCTGCCGATGCTCATCTTGAGCATGCACAATGAAGCCCACATTGCCCAACGTGCGCTACGCGCCGGCGCCTCGGGCTACATGACCAAGGACCGCGACCCGGAAGCGCTGCTGGCAGCGATCCGCAAGGTGAGCACCGGCGCGCGCTACCTCGATCCACAACTGGCCGAGCAGATCGCCCTTCAGAGCAGCGGTGTAACGCCCGAAAACGCTTCGCAGAGCCTGACCTCGCGTGAATTCCAGATCCTGCGCATGCTGGCTCAAGGGCTGAGCGTCAACCAAATCGCCGAACAACTGGTGATCAGCAATAAAACCGTCAGCACCCACAAGACTCGGCTGATGGAGAAGATGTGCTTTGCCACCAGCACAGACCTGGTGCGCTACGCCTTGAACGAAGGACTGGTCTGAAACGACGGCACGATCTCAGGGCTGATGTCCGCGAACGCCAAGGATGGCCGAAGCAATCTGCTCCAGTGGCAACTCGCGCTCGACCGCGCCCAGCTTGAAGGCCTCGCGTGGCATGCCATACACCACACAAGAGTCTTCATCCTGCCCCAGGGTCCTGGCGCCGGCATCGCGCATTTCCTTGAGGCCACGAGCACCATCATCGCCCATGCCCGTCATGATGATTCCAAGGGCATTGCTGCCGGCGCTGCGTGCGACCGATCGGAACAGGACATCCACTGAGGGGCGATGTCGGCTGACGGGAGGTCCCTGGACAATATCCACCTGGTATTGGGCACCGCTGCGCTTGACTAGCATATGGGTGCCACCCGGTGCGATCAGCGCACGCCCGGGAATGATGCGATCACCCTGTACCGCCTCGCGAACCTCGATTTCGCAAACGTGATTGAGGCGCTCGGCGAAGGCGGCGGTAAACTTCTCTGGCATGTGCTGCACCACGACAATGCCCGGACACACCCGCGGCAATCCTTGGAGTACCTGTTCCAGGGCCTGGGTGCCGCCGGTGGAAGTACCGATGGCAACGATACTTTCAGTCGTGCGCACCATGGCCACGGACGCAGGGGGCAGAATCGAGTCGGCACTGAGCCGGGGCGGTACGTCGACAGGCACCCGGGCGCCCGCTACCCGCCGCAGGTTGGCCTTTGCTGCGGCCCTGACGGCCTGGACCAGTTCGTCCGCGCTTTCAGTCAGGAACTGTCGCAGGTTGGACTGTGGCTTGGTGACGATACTGACTGCACCAGCCGCCAGCGCCTGCAAGGTGGTCTTGGCGCCCTTCTCGGTCAGCGTCGAACAGATCACCACCGGCGTAGGCTTTTGCGCCATCAGTTTTTTCAGGAAGGTAATGCCGTCCATTCGTGGCATCTCGACGTCCAACACGATGACGTCAGGCCATTGCCTGCTCATCTTCTCCATGGCGTACACCGGATCGGCGGCGACGTCGATAACCTGGATTCCACTGGCCTGGTTCAGGGCTGCACTCAGCACCTGGCGCACCACGGCGGAATCATCCACGATCAAGACCTTGATATCCGTCATATGGCTTTACTCTTGGGCGACTCGAATACTTTGCGTACCGAGTCGGCATGATTGAGTTGAAGGCATCCAGTGCCTACATCGAACACCAGGTGGCGATACCCCTGGCCACCGACGTGATAGGCCCGGCACTGCAACCCATGATCCTGGATCAGGCTCCTGGCGGCATTGACGTTCTGTTGGCCGATCCCGGTAGCGTCACCGCGATACACCCCGGGAAACATGTCAGCCCCGCCAAAAAGACTCACTTCAAACTGCTCGGGCCGAGCGCCCGCCTGATGAATGCACTCGAACAGCAGCAACAACGCATCCGTCGCGTAACGACCGTTCAGGTGTCCCGCGCCGCGACCGCCCCGACGAGGCAACATGAAATGACACATACCGCCCAACAAGCGTTGCGGATGCCAAAACACCAAGGCGACACAAGACCCCAGCACGGTACATAAGCGCATTTGGCGCCCTCCGAACGCCACATCACCGGGCTGCAGGAAATATTCGGTCACCTGAACCATCTCAAGCGTCCGGTTTGCGATAGATAGAGGGTTTGACCAACTGCAATTCATCGCTGATGCCATTCAGGCTTTCCGAATGGCTCACGATGAAATAGCCACCTGGCCGCAGGTGTTTGCTCAAGCGCTTCACTACCTCGGACTTGGTCTGGTTATCGAAATAGATCATCACATTGCGCAGGAAGATCACGTCGAACTGCCCCACCGAAGGCAACGCATTGTTCAAGTTGATCGAAGTGAAGGTAATCCGTGACGCCAACGCGCGATCGACCATGAAAATGCCGTTGTTGCTGCCCACGCCCCTCAGGCAGTACCTGTTCAACAACGCCTCGGGAATGCCGCGGATACCGTCCAGTGGGTAGCGTCCGCCTTGGGCTTTTTCCAACACCCGGCTACTGATATCCGAAGCGAGGATCTCCCATGGCCGGGTGCCCAGGCTGTCGGCCAGCACCATGGCCAGGGTGTAGGGTTCCTCCCCCGTGGAACAGGCACCACTCCAAATACGTACCGGGGCATTGCCACGAAGTTCGGGAAGCACCACGTCGCGCAGAAACTCAAAATGCTTGGGTTCGCGGAAAAAGTAGGTTTCGTTGGTGGTCAGCAAGTCCACTGCCATTTGCAACTCGGTCCGGTCCTTCATCAACAAGCGGTAATAGCTGCCGTAGGTGGTCAAGTTGAAAAACTGCAAGCGCTTGGCCAGGCGGCCGCTGACCAGCTGTTTCTTGGCAACGGATAGGCTGATCCCGGCGATTTCATGAATCATTGCCCGAAACTGCTGGAACTCGTTGTCGGAGAGCACGACATTCATGGTCTTAGCCCGTCGGCGTTG
This window encodes:
- a CDS encoding PAS domain S-box protein is translated as MDSAIALATPYTQGADDVGVLLLDAQGALLIMDDCASGLLGLSETAAFLVPLPSLFSLKPLMFEQHITHARLKGSWHFQGMSADGDTLSVKLDYKAQQSTYLVKIHRAEHIHLAEQDYRLAFDSAGTGLALLRMNGEWIAANRMLCQMLGYTEEELRATSFQRLTHPDDADLNKEELHRLIQGHRASLTLEKRYIRKDGSTLWARLTVGIARNADAEALYFVSQLEDISEHLALRQALFNNEQKYLSLAKSSQNIILRYNRLGQQIYANPELERARGFPNTHITERASTPNQLDEYFRTQVELTLSTGVANTFLLENKDSHSRRSMDFLCNLTPEHDETGKLCGVLVTAQDISALRRQERAENARSAIFQKMVTHDSLLEVLPLLGAYLDILTPEFHNAMAFKAIPGDDSPDAPPTDTPSIATCLAEDLDRHPELFEHHRFIADLRSDASGFAFSQPAVQAGYRGCWVEPVINKTGVTLGAILLFVGGDTPLSEQDRKHAQMASHIAAIAWERCSAHSHLAQSERRYREVFDHSQDMLCLLAVDADQQLSCLEANPKLCEMLAKSHSDMIGQPLGQCLEKEAASIVEAICLHCIAVGAPIELDAHLPCGQRSLVVHFNLVPVADSNGHLHRLVCIARNITDIREAQRNELARQQEIGTLVENSPDGIARLSRTGELLFINPALETWLDRPQIDLLHKDLLEILPKNLQSQLFHAAVIEAVEKGQPLEHEYVLTEQHRLQRVYHISLVPEQDIQGKIATVLAVVRDISQLRLAELRLASLNKQLRQLMSSRESAREEERKLIAQEIHDELGQHLTAIRMGTSLLRFQYGEQLPQLSEQVARLLQLIDQTVQVVRNISTSLRPSILNMGIAASLEWLTDTFKQQWGIDCNLQIHPPTIRLDDASATAAFRIAQESLTNIARHAEATRVNITFEQGDNGWSLEIADNGKGFEQREQSSRTLGLLGMRERGLTLGGTTTISSSIGSGTTVQLRVPVSRSHDS
- a CDS encoding response regulator, encoding MIRLMVADDHTIMREGLKQLFALVKDFSVVAEAENGAQVLELLRHTDIDVLLLDMTMPGSSGEDLIGRIHAHYPKLPMLILSMHNEAHIAQRALRAGASGYMTKDRDPEALLAAIRKVSTGARYLDPQLAEQIALQSSGVTPENASQSLTSREFQILRMLAQGLSVNQIAEQLVISNKTVSTHKTRLMEKMCFATSTDLVRYALNEGLV
- a CDS encoding protein-glutamate methylesterase/protein-glutamine glutaminase, giving the protein MTDIKVLIVDDSAVVRQVLSAALNQASGIQVIDVAADPVYAMEKMSRQWPDVIVLDVEMPRMDGITFLKKLMAQKPTPVVICSTLTEKGAKTTLQALAAGAVSIVTKPQSNLRQFLTESADELVQAVRAAAKANLRRVAGARVPVDVPPRLSADSILPPASVAMVRTTESIVAIGTSTGGTQALEQVLQGLPRVCPGIVVVQHMPEKFTAAFAERLNHVCEIEVREAVQGDRIIPGRALIAPGGTHMLVKRSGAQYQVDIVQGPPVSRHRPSVDVLFRSVARSAGSNALGIIMTGMGDDGARGLKEMRDAGARTLGQDEDSCVVYGMPREAFKLGAVERELPLEQIASAILGVRGHQP
- a CDS encoding chemotaxis protein CheD yields the protein MLPRRGGRGAGHLNGRYATDALLLLFECIHQAGARPEQFEVSLFGGADMFPGVYRGDATGIGQQNVNAARSLIQDHGLQCRAYHVGGQGYRHLVFDVGTGCLQLNHADSVRKVFESPKSKAI
- a CDS encoding CheR family methyltransferase, which gives rise to MNVVLSDNEFQQFRAMIHEIAGISLSVAKKQLVSGRLAKRLQFFNLTTYGSYYRLLMKDRTELQMAVDLLTTNETYFFREPKHFEFLRDVVLPELRGNAPVRIWSGACSTGEEPYTLAMVLADSLGTRPWEILASDISSRVLEKAQGGRYPLDGIRGIPEALLNRYCLRGVGSNNGIFMVDRALASRITFTSINLNNALPSVGQFDVIFLRNVMIYFDNQTKSEVVKRLSKHLRPGGYFIVSHSESLNGISDELQLVKPSIYRKPDA